Within the Trichocoleus desertorum ATA4-8-CV12 genome, the region AAATCGATAAAGTTCTCCAGAAACCCAGTACCCGTTTACCTTGGGTCATGTCAGGAGAGACAGCTCAGCAGCGCCGGGTGTTAGAGCGAGTTCGTAGCTATCTCGTTTCTCTACAACAAAGGATGGCTGCGGACGAACAGTTCTCCCAGGCTAGAACCAAATCTAACCTCTCGACCTATGACATTCAGTACCAGCCGACTCAGGCTACAGATTATGCAAGAGCTCCGATCGCGCCTATAACGAGTAGTCAAGATGAAGCTGCGCGGCAAATCTTGCAGGCTGTAGTTCAGGAAATGGATCATTTACGCACTAGCCTGACGCAGCCTCTACAAGCAGATTTAGAAGCTTTACGGCAACAGCGCGAGTCATTGGTTCAGGAAATTAGACAATTAGAAGCACAACGACAGCACTACTCTCTAGCGCAGCAGCAGGCCAATCAGCAAAAAATTATCAGCGAATTCTTGCAGGTGTTAATGGGGCGCTTACAAGACAGCCTCGCCCAGCAGGTCGCTCAAGCTTTGACAACGCTACAGCCTCAGACACCTTACGAACTCAACCCAACTGAACCGATCGCCCTCAGTGGTCGGATGACGGCTGATCAACCTTTGTTCAACCCAGGGCAACGCTTAGAGCAACTGCAAGTATTGCAAGCTCGCTCCGATCAGCTGTTGATGAACCTAGATTCGACTCTCAGTGTTGTCTTTGAAGCCCTACAGAGGAATGTTCAAAGTTACCAAGAGTCGCTATCTACTGGCTTGGAGCGGATGCACGGCCTAGGCCAGCAGGGAGAGGTGATGTTCACAGCTTTGGTGAGTCACCTAGCCCAGCAGCTAGGCCGAGAAGCGTCTTCTTTCCTGTATTCTTCCCTGCCCCCCTCCGAGTTGGAGTCGGGTACTGCTACTAATGCTGAAGCTGCTCCTCAACAGACCTCAATTCCTCCTGCTCCAGAGGTGAGTACGGCTGCTCCTTCCCCGGTTGGCGCTCCTCAGACCCCCGTATCGCAACCCAGCTATGATTCAGCGGCTTTGGACCTGCCTTATGCGGGGGCCGAGCTACGCCAAGAGAGCGATCGCTCCTCTCTGTTGCCAGAACTGGATGATTTGCCAGAACTGGATGATGCGGACATTTTGGAGGACTTGAACCTAGAGGGGCTGGATCTCTCAGGTGTGGAATTAGAGGATGTTGAATTAGATAGTGATAATTTGGATGCCTTGCTGGACGTAGTCCTCAGCAGCAATAGTAGCTCCAGTGCAAATCCATCATCTTTAGCTCAGAGTGAGCTGCCCGATACTTCAGCTCAACCGGGCTGGCAAGATTCTCCAGCTACACCTTCAGCCGATCTAGCAACATCTGCTTCGGAGCTAGAGTTTTTAGAACAACTCGATATTGCCTTGCAGCACCCAGATGCAGAACCTGAGTTGGCAAACGCGGATTTGGGAATCAGTTCTGAGTTACCCGGGTTGGGATGGGTCGCAGAGGCCTCTAGCCAGAAGCCTGGTAGTTCTGAAAGCACTGAGTCAACGCTGGAGCCTAATGACCTCTATGCTGATTTGTTTGGCTCTGACAATTCCGGCGTTGAGATGGAAACACAGCCAGGACTAAAAGACTTTGCCGCATCTCCATCCACACCACCTGCGATCGTGGATTTGCCCCTAGTTAACCCACCTGATGTAGCAGATTCCTGGGTTGAGCCTGTAGAGATAGCAGAAGCCGAGCCTGCCCAGAATAGTGCTTTGTCCTCTATTCAAGCAAGTGACTTATTTGCAGAATTGGAAGCAGCACCTGTAGCCAATATAGAACCTCTGTCAGGAATGGAAGAGGCGGGGATGGAAGAGGGAATTTCATCCGATCCAACCTTAATCAAGAACGAACTAGACAGAAATGATTTGGACGAGTTGGATCAGACAGGCACGACCCTAGAAGATTTTCTATTCGCAGATGCCGTTGAGCCCAGCAGCAATGAGAATTCTGAGCTACTCAATTTCAATCCACCCCTTACAGAAGCTGTAGCTCAACCTTTAGAGGATGTAGAACCTGCAACTGCCCCAGATCCTGCCGAAGATTCTGCCGAGATAGATTTGGATGATTTCAGGTCGAGCTTTATAGACGAGTCAGATGAGTTGGGTAATACCAATTCACTCGCGGAATTGGCAGAGCTATTGGGGGGTGCCGAAGTGGCGACCGAAACACCCTCAGCGGGAACACCTACAACTGCCTCTCCTAATTTATCGAGCCAGCCTAATTTAGAAGATATTGAGAGTGAGAGTGAGCTACTGTTGTCAGAGTTCTCACTCCAGGACGTGCCAGTATTAAGTGCGAATGATACTAATCAGACTCTGGAGGATGCTTATGTGCCAGCTGCTCCTGAAGAGTATTTAATTGCGATCGATGATGATTTAGGAGATGAAACCGAAGCTAGCTTGTGGCTAGACGAGAATATTGTCCAGCAATTGAATGAAGACCTCTTTAGCCTAGAGAGTTCGGATGGTCTGTTTTTTGAAAGTGCCGATGCTAACGAGAATAGAGCAGCTGAAACTAGGGGCTCTGAAGCTAGAGGATTTGAGAGTAGAGAAACGGCCCCTAGCACCCCTAGCAATATAGAGGATGCAGATCTGGAATCTGCTGATCCATTGGCCCTGGACGTGCAAACGCCTCCAGCAAGCTTAAACGAGGCTCAGTCATCCGATTCTCAGGCTTGGGATAACCTCACCTTAGAAGATTTTGCAGAGACGTTACCGGAGACATTGCCTACAGTCGATGCAGAACCACCTGAAGCCCTACCAAATGACTTGGCGGCTTTCTGGGAAGGTACTGATTTTCCCTCGACTTCTACCGAACCTCCTGACTTAACTTTGGATGGGTTTGACTTATTAGCAGATCTACCGGAGATCACTCCGCCACCCCCGGCAGAGAAATTGGCACCTACAGCCCCCACCACTCAGCTTCCCGTCAATCCACCCACAGAACTGGATACGCAAAGCTTAACCATCGATGATGCGTTTATAGGTTTTTCAGAAGCGACGAACCAGCCAGCAGTAGACAATAGCGATCGCAATGTAGAACCGTCCGATCCACCCAACCTTCAGCCCGACGAAAAAAAAAAGATCTAGCAGCTCCTAGCCCTGAAGCAAGCCCTAAAGCAACCCTAGATCCTGACCTCAAAACTGAGCTGAAAAATCCCAGCGATTTGCCTAACCTAGCAGAACCGCAAAATTTGCCAGCCAAACCTCAAGCTTGGGAAGTCGTGGAGGAAGAGACGAAACGGGCTTGGTATTTAGGAGTTGACTTTGGGACCACAGGCTTGTCAGCTGTGTTACTCGATCGCGTCAGTCAGAAGCTGTATCCGATCTATTGGCTAGAGCAAGCACTAGATGTAGAAACTAAATCTTTTCGCTTACCGACCGCTATCTATTTGTCAGCTCAGTCATTAGCATCCCCTGAGTTACCTGAAAGTAGTGTTGCGGTAGGCTCTCTGGCTCTTACAATGGCCTTGCGCGATCGCGATGCCTCAGCGGCCCATGCTTTAGCTCTACCGGAAACGACAGGACTGACACCAGAACTACTCATCCAGAATCTTAAGCCGTACTTGAAAATCGGCATTCCTCATTACGCTGCCGTCACTGACAACTGGGAGCCTGTAGCTCAGTGGTCCGACTATCGCCAAATTCCTCTGAGTTGGTTACAGCAATCACTACAGACCTTGTTACGGACGCTAAACCCCGCTACTGATAACACCTCTAATCTAGTCTGTGGTGCCAGTGGTTTGGAGACAAATGTTCTCAAGGCTGCTTTGACTCAGCTAGAAGGAGTGATATTGGGCTATCCTGCCAATTGGCCTGACACCTATAATTTCAATCTGCGCGAAGCAGTTTTAACCGCCAAATTGGTAGCTCGTCCTGAGCAAATCTTCTTCATCGAAGATGCGATCGCTGCTGTTTTATCAGGGTTAAGAAATCCTCACCGTCCCCAATGGAAAGGCGGCACCCTTGTGGTCAATGCGGGAGCCACCACTACCGAAATGGTAATGGTAAACCTGCCTGATCATCTCCAGGATCTAACCTATAGTGACTTCAGCCTGCGTAGCCTACCTTATGCGGGAAATGTCATTGATCAAGATATTATTTGTCAACTCTTGCATCCTCAATGGTTCCGTCAACCCCGGACTGCCAATCGAGGCAATATCGTAGAGACCCAATGGCACTGGCAAGCCGATCATGCTGCCTTGGATGGCATTGCTTGGGACAGCTTAGGGCTAGACACACTACCGCTACCGATTGCGGGCGAACCCGATCTCGAAACTCGGCATCGCCTCCAGCAACGCCTAGAAAGCTCACCCCTAGGCCAAGGTTTATTGGAGGCAGCTAGACATCTAAAGCTAATTTTGCAACACGAAGACCAGTTTACGTTCGAACTGGGCGATCAGCGCTGGATGATTATGCGGCGACAACTGGAAAGCCAAGTATTTCTACCTTTCATTCAACGTTTGAATCGAGAACTAAACGTGCTGCTGAGCCAGACAGGTTTACCGATTCAAGCCATTAATCAGGTAGTCTGTACAGGTGGAACGGCTTCTTTGCCCGCGATCGCCCGTTGGCTACGCCAGAAACTGCCAAACGCTACGATTATTCAGGATACTTATCAAAGCGATCGCGGTTTGAATTTGGGTCATAGAGTTGCTCCTCCAGAGGGGGTTTACAGCGTAGAAACAAGTGCTGGAGAAGCAGAGCTAGAAACACCTGTTTTGGGCGATCGCTTAGTTTCTTGTAGCCGCGTCGCTTATGGCTTAGCAGCATTGCCGTTGTATCCGCAAGTTCTAGACCTACCTCGACAGCAATATGGCGATTATTTTCTGCTCCTAGAATTGTTGCGCGCTTTTCCAGAACAGCCTGTCTCTGTAGCAGGAATTATGCAACTTCTAGAGCGTCGTGGCATTAACACCCATGCTTGCCAGCTACATATTCTGGCTCTTCTAGAAGGGCATTTGCCACCAGGCTTAATACCTTCAGAACAGGATAGAAATTCTCTAACAGAAACGTCGAGACAATATCTAGATGCTCAAGCTCTCACCGCTGCCCCCCTGTTCTTCAAGGAGGGAAATCAAATCTATCGTCCCAATCTAGAGCAATGTCAGCGCTTACGGGAGTACTTGAGCCAAATAATGGTAAACACCCACCAAACTTTGGAAGAACCGTTCGCGGTCAATTTGCATTTATCAGTGCAGTAGAGCTTTTATATGCTCAGTACTAGCAATAAGTTCGACAGAGCTTAATCGTTGACCTCAAAAGTGGTCCGTAGGGGAAAATTACGAATCAGGCCAACTCAGAATTTTCGCTGGAAGTCTAGTCATTGAAGCAGGCTTTTCCGTATTCATGTCACCGCATTATTACAGCGATCGCTGCAAGCAGGTGTTTGAGGATTAGCTCCAAATAGCGCTTTGACTGAGTTTTCCACAGCAACAGCCACATCAGAAGTTTATAGAACAGCTAACAAGTTCAAAGATTAGACGAATCTATGATATTTCTCTTCTCTTGCATAAAGGCGGCTTCGTATAGTTACAGGTGAGGATACGGAAACCTTAGAGCGACTTACCTATCAGCTGTGATTACAACTTCTGATCTCTCTCCTACTAACTTCACCACCAGCAGTTTCATCAAATTTGGCTGTGCTGCTGACATGCACCCCTCGGTTAATAGCAAAGTCAAGCGCCTGCTCGATATCCTAGGTGCCTTAGTAGGATTGGTCATGACTGCCGCGATCGCCATTCCCGTTGCGATCGCCCTTCAGCTTGATAATCCAGGTCCTATCTTCTACAGCCAAATGCGCTGCGGTTGCCAAGGAAACCCTTTCCGCATCTGGAAATTCCGCTCAATGGTGGCAGACGCCGACCAACTCAAGCATCTAGTCACAAATGAGGCCAAAGGTCATATCTTCAAAAACCAAGCTGATCCTCGTGTGACTCGTGTCGGTCGTTTTCTCAGAAAAACCAGTCTAGATGAGCTGCCCCAGTTTTGGAATGTGCTGATGGGAGACATGAGCCTAGTCGGAACTCGGCCTCCCACAATTGATGAGGTCAAGCGTTACAACAGACGGCACTGGCAGAGACTGAATGTCAAGCCTGGAATGACCGGAGAATGGCAGGTACATGGCCGCTCCACTGTCAAGGATTTTGAACAAGTTGTCAGCTTAGACCTCCGCTATCAACGCCGCTGGTCCATTGCTTATGACCTTCACCTCATCATTAAAACGATTGGCGTTGTCTTGAATAAAGATGGTGCTTGCTAAGCCACAAACAACGCTCTAGGGCTTTGGTTGCAATCGGTTTCTAAATATTTCGTCACTTCAAGCGAAGGCTCTTCTTAGGCAGTCTTCGCTTTAGGCGTTTTAGTATCACCCATTCTTAGGAACATCAGTCAGTACTATTGCAAATAGCCGAAGT harbors:
- a CDS encoding DUF3450 domain-containing protein, yielding MTSQKDQIQTLIAEIDKVLQKPSTRLPWVMSGETAQQRRVLERVRSYLVSLQQRMAADEQFSQARTKSNLSTYDIQYQPTQATDYARAPIAPITSSQDEAARQILQAVVQEMDHLRTSLTQPLQADLEALRQQRESLVQEIRQLEAQRQHYSLAQQQANQQKIISEFLQVLMGRLQDSLAQQVAQALTTLQPQTPYELNPTEPIALSGRMTADQPLFNPGQRLEQLQVLQARSDQLLMNLDSTLSVVFEALQRNVQSYQESLSTGLERMHGLGQQGEVMFTALVSHLAQQLGREASSFLYSSLPPSELESGTATNAEAAPQQTSIPPAPEVSTAAPSPVGAPQTPVSQPSYDSAALDLPYAGAELRQESDRSSLLPELDDLPELDDADILEDLNLEGLDLSGVELEDVELDSDNLDALLDVVLSSNSSSSANPSSLAQSELPDTSAQPGWQDSPATPSADLATSASELEFLEQLDIALQHPDAEPELANADLGISSELPGLGWVAEASSQKPGSSESTESTLEPNDLYADLFGSDNSGVEMETQPGLKDFAASPSTPPAIVDLPLVNPPDVADSWVEPVEIAEAEPAQNSALSSIQASDLFAELEAAPVANIEPLSGMEEAGMEEGISSDPTLIKNELDRNDLDELDQTGTTLEDFLFADAVEPSSNENSELLNFNPPLTEAVAQPLEDVEPATAPDPAEDSAEIDLDDFRSSFIDESDELGNTNSLAELAELLGGAEVATETPSAGTPTTASPNLSSQPNLEDIESESELLLSEFSLQDVPVLSANDTNQTLEDAYVPAAPEEYLIAIDDDLGDETEASLWLDENIVQQLNEDLFSLESSDGLFFESADANENRAAETRGSEARGFESRETAPSTPSNIEDADLESADPLALDVQTPPASLNEAQSSDSQAWDNLTLEDFAETLPETLPTVDAEPPEALPNDLAAFWEGTDFPSTSTEPPDLTLDGFDLLADLPEITPPPPAEKLAPTAPTTQLPVNPPTELDTQSLTIDDAFIGFSEATNQPAVDNSDRNVEPSDPPNLQPDEKKKI
- a CDS encoding sugar transferase produces the protein MHPSVNSKVKRLLDILGALVGLVMTAAIAIPVAIALQLDNPGPIFYSQMRCGCQGNPFRIWKFRSMVADADQLKHLVTNEAKGHIFKNQADPRVTRVGRFLRKTSLDELPQFWNVLMGDMSLVGTRPPTIDEVKRYNRRHWQRLNVKPGMTGEWQVHGRSTVKDFEQVVSLDLRYQRRWSIAYDLHLIIKTIGVVLNKDGAC